From a single Leptospira neocaledonica genomic region:
- a CDS encoding response regulator, with translation MNAQPSVCKLYLVDDHAILREGLRLIISGQNDLEIIGENGNAEQALDEIGKLEPDILITDISMPGVSGIDLVKGVKRYYPKVQVIILSRHDNEEYIQKLVDLGINGYVLKDDAGEDLLRAIDAVRRKETYLSPRIATRVLSGIGRKKTGELQEEGPSVFSVLSDRERQILKLISEGNSNEKIGKLLHISPATVKVHRANIMKKLDLHKVADLVVYAIRAGIVES, from the coding sequence ATGAACGCCCAACCCTCCGTTTGCAAACTCTATCTTGTAGACGACCATGCCATCTTAAGAGAAGGTCTTAGACTGATTATTTCCGGACAAAACGATCTGGAAATCATCGGTGAAAACGGGAACGCCGAACAAGCGCTAGACGAAATCGGAAAATTAGAACCCGATATTCTAATCACAGATATCTCTATGCCTGGAGTCAGCGGCATTGACCTCGTCAAGGGAGTCAAAAGATATTATCCTAAAGTACAGGTCATCATTCTATCCAGACATGATAACGAAGAATATATCCAAAAACTGGTGGACCTAGGCATCAATGGTTACGTTCTAAAAGACGATGCAGGAGAAGATCTCCTGAGAGCAATAGATGCTGTTCGCAGAAAAGAAACTTATCTGAGCCCAAGGATTGCAACCAGAGTTCTCTCAGGAATAGGTCGCAAAAAAACGGGAGAACTTCAGGAAGAAGGTCCTTCCGTATTTTCCGTTCTTTCCGACAGAGAAAGACAGATCTTAAAATTGATCTCCGAGGGGAATTCCAACGAGAAGATAGGGAAACTTCTTCATATCTCTCCTGCTACCGTAAAAGTGCATAGAGCCAATATTATGAAAAAGTTGGACTTACACAAAGTGGCGGACTTGGTAGTCTATGCGATCCGCGCAGGTATTGTAGAAAGTTAA
- a CDS encoding DUF3995 domain-containing protein yields the protein MEKLLGLITGSILFFLSALHVFWAFGGKLESVTVIPETNGKPTFVPSRGLTLLVALALFGFGTVALWSSGNIFYPNKTSSIFSLLISFIFLGRAIGDFRLVGYFKKIKNTKFAKYDYLLYSPVCILLGTSYFYLGWRSF from the coding sequence ATGGAAAAGCTCTTAGGCTTAATCACAGGCTCCATTCTATTCTTCTTATCAGCATTGCATGTTTTCTGGGCGTTCGGTGGAAAATTAGAATCAGTCACTGTCATTCCGGAAACTAATGGCAAACCCACATTTGTTCCAAGCAGGGGATTAACATTACTAGTCGCACTTGCACTTTTTGGATTCGGAACAGTGGCACTTTGGTCCTCCGGCAATATCTTTTATCCAAACAAAACAAGTTCAATCTTCTCCTTATTAATCTCTTTTATCTTTTTAGGAAGAGCTATTGGAGATTTCCGATTAGTAGGCTATTTTAAAAAAATCAAAAATACTAAATTTGCAAAATACGATTATTTACTTTATTCACCTGTCTGTATTCTACTGGGAACTTCGTATTTCTATCTTGGTTGGAGAAGTTTTTAA
- a CDS encoding aldehyde dehydrogenase family protein: MSSTATQPASSVSSASSGTASFPAPNPKEMQRVFDAQKRHFHKVLKVSKGKDRVVLLKKLLAAVERLTPEIKQALQNDFRKAPHETDLTEIMPSIAELKDAIRHVKTWMKPERVKTPISLFGARSSISYEPKGVTLIISPWNYPFYLAIAPLTAALAAGNTAIIKPSEFTPETSKLLTKLVKETFQEGEVAVFEGDHTVSTALMELPFDHIFFTGSTHVGKIVMAAAAKNLSTVTLELGGKSPAIIVPGANLKKAAQKLVWGKIMNAGQTCVAPDYLLLPEGETEEFVKQAKAAVKSFYGESSADIKSNKDFCRLVNQRNFQRVSGYIHEAVEKGGKVVMGGETDSSQNYIEPTLIADVPANARIMEDEIFGPVLPILTYKNLDEAVEKVLSKPKPLALYVFGSNNKHINKVLKETSSGGAAVNDVIVHLANPNLPFGGINHSGHGSYHGWYGFRTFSHEKSVFKQAPFSSIEMLYPPYTGFVDKMLQFTKKFFV, translated from the coding sequence ATGTCCAGCACAGCTACACAACCGGCGAGCTCAGTCTCTTCCGCTTCCAGCGGAACGGCTTCTTTTCCAGCTCCGAACCCTAAGGAGATGCAAAGAGTATTCGATGCCCAAAAACGTCATTTTCATAAGGTTCTGAAAGTTTCCAAGGGAAAGGATCGAGTCGTATTATTGAAAAAATTACTGGCAGCAGTAGAAAGACTTACTCCAGAAATCAAACAAGCCTTACAAAACGATTTTAGAAAAGCTCCTCACGAAACGGATCTAACGGAGATCATGCCATCTATTGCGGAATTAAAAGACGCAATCCGACATGTAAAAACTTGGATGAAACCGGAAAGAGTAAAAACTCCAATTTCACTCTTTGGAGCAAGGAGTTCCATTTCTTACGAACCAAAGGGAGTAACTTTGATTATTTCTCCTTGGAACTATCCATTCTATCTCGCGATTGCACCTTTGACTGCAGCGCTTGCAGCAGGAAATACTGCGATTATCAAACCTTCCGAATTCACACCTGAAACTTCTAAACTACTTACTAAACTAGTAAAAGAGACCTTCCAAGAAGGAGAAGTTGCAGTATTCGAAGGAGATCATACTGTTTCTACCGCTTTAATGGAGTTACCATTCGATCATATCTTCTTCACCGGAAGTACTCATGTAGGAAAGATTGTAATGGCAGCCGCTGCTAAAAATCTTTCTACAGTGACCTTAGAGTTAGGAGGAAAATCTCCTGCTATCATCGTGCCAGGAGCAAACCTGAAAAAGGCAGCTCAGAAATTGGTATGGGGAAAGATCATGAACGCGGGGCAAACCTGTGTGGCGCCTGATTATCTACTTCTACCAGAAGGAGAAACTGAAGAATTTGTAAAACAAGCGAAGGCTGCAGTAAAATCTTTCTATGGAGAAAGTTCTGCCGATATTAAGAGTAATAAAGACTTCTGTCGTTTAGTGAACCAAAGAAACTTCCAAAGAGTTTCCGGGTATATCCACGAAGCAGTTGAAAAAGGTGGAAAAGTAGTAATGGGAGGAGAAACAGATTCTTCTCAAAACTATATAGAGCCTACATTGATTGCCGATGTTCCAGCAAATGCAAGGATCATGGAAGACGAGATCTTCGGGCCGGTGCTTCCAATCTTAACTTACAAAAACTTGGACGAAGCAGTGGAGAAGGTCCTCTCTAAACCGAAACCTCTCGCACTCTATGTATTCGGAAGCAATAACAAACATATCAATAAGGTCCTGAAGGAAACATCTTCCGGAGGAGCCGCGGTGAATGACGTTATCGTACATTTGGCGAACCCGAATCTACCATTCGGAGGGATCAATCATTCCGGACACGGAAGTTATCATGGCTGGTATGGATTCAGAACATTCTCTCATGAGAAATCAGTATTCAAACAAGCTCCATTTTCTTCGATTGAAATGTTATATCCGCCATACACTGGATTCGTGGACAAAATGCTTCAATTCACTAAGAAGTTCTTCGTTTAA
- a CDS encoding acyl-CoA thioesterase → MQISKSFFYEIPVLWSQCDPNGHLNVGNFQVFLHEGRMVALEEAGLSFSQMKSENIGPMILRGETDYKAEIRYPDTALIETQFGEISGSRCKVFQKLIRKSDGKISCESISHCIMFDFGKKRPWKYTDKFLEGLGLLENSSVVGIPTSGTIGRPTR, encoded by the coding sequence ATGCAAATCTCTAAATCATTCTTTTATGAAATCCCAGTCCTTTGGAGCCAATGTGATCCAAACGGCCATTTGAATGTTGGAAACTTCCAAGTATTTCTTCATGAAGGAAGAATGGTTGCTCTGGAAGAAGCAGGCCTTTCCTTCTCTCAAATGAAATCCGAGAATATTGGCCCGATGATCCTAAGAGGAGAAACGGATTATAAAGCAGAAATTCGTTATCCGGATACCGCTCTAATAGAAACTCAATTTGGTGAGATCTCGGGATCGAGATGTAAGGTGTTTCAAAAATTAATCCGAAAATCAGACGGTAAAATTTCCTGCGAGTCCATCTCTCATTGTATCATGTTTGATTTCGGTAAGAAAAGACCTTGGAAGTATACGGACAAATTCCTGGAAGGATTAGGACTTTTGGAAAATTCGTCTGTTGTTGGGATTCCAACATCGGGAACTATTGGGCGGCCCACTCGCTAA
- a CDS encoding LruC domain-containing protein translates to MIKRILLSFSFSFSFLLMSCTSSSDPNYAWLMSLVAGSTAVEAPSGPTDFGIDINDETTPVDFVFDTTRTITVNVQVIDPVAPVNGSMVQVTVPSAVPGAASNKSVFKAYTNPSGEVTGSFTIDGDTKTVHITVEAYGKFYEADISIVNVSKVDRRISVGFTAVTTQIIDSDGDGVQDFEDVFPNDPTRVSSIRVPAEDYYTTSYEDLFPKQGDADFNDYVIRSYFEEDLNKSGEVVRVRGYFTHVAKGAGYNHTLRFGLPGASVTSYSLLRYAADGTTLEENLTGTPASISDLEILGNSSTTISKSNASKTDTTFVKGKTAKLEVILSAPISKLVLGPAPYDTFIRVVNTGKDIHAAGKYFDAEGKDIYRDATGFPWVLLVPGNFQWPYEATDIRNSYPTFKTWYESLGTTDTDWFRTPNTSEVFPATP, encoded by the coding sequence ATGATAAAAAGAATTCTACTCAGCTTTTCCTTTTCTTTCAGTTTCCTACTGATGTCCTGCACATCTTCCAGCGATCCAAACTACGCATGGTTGATGAGTCTTGTAGCAGGATCCACTGCAGTGGAGGCTCCTTCCGGTCCTACTGATTTCGGGATCGATATCAATGACGAGACTACTCCGGTTGATTTCGTATTCGATACCACCCGTACAATCACTGTAAACGTTCAAGTGATAGATCCTGTAGCACCGGTGAACGGTTCCATGGTGCAGGTTACTGTACCTTCTGCCGTACCTGGTGCCGCTAGTAATAAATCGGTTTTTAAAGCGTATACAAATCCTAGCGGAGAAGTTACCGGCAGTTTTACGATAGATGGTGATACAAAAACTGTTCATATCACTGTAGAAGCTTACGGTAAATTTTACGAGGCTGATATTTCCATCGTAAATGTAAGTAAGGTAGATCGCAGAATTTCGGTGGGATTTACAGCAGTGACCACTCAGATCATTGACTCTGATGGAGATGGTGTTCAGGATTTTGAAGATGTATTCCCGAACGATCCTACAAGAGTGAGTTCGATCCGTGTCCCTGCAGAAGATTATTACACTACATCATATGAGGACTTATTCCCTAAACAAGGAGATGCGGACTTCAACGACTATGTGATCCGTTCCTATTTCGAAGAAGATCTGAACAAATCCGGCGAAGTAGTACGAGTGAGAGGTTATTTCACTCATGTTGCGAAAGGTGCAGGATACAATCATACTCTTCGCTTCGGATTGCCTGGAGCAAGTGTGACAAGTTATTCACTTCTTCGTTATGCAGCCGATGGAACCACATTGGAAGAAAATTTAACCGGAACCCCAGCTTCCATTTCCGATCTGGAAATTTTAGGAAATAGCTCTACTACAATTTCTAAATCGAACGCTTCCAAAACGGACACTACCTTCGTAAAAGGTAAAACCGCAAAACTGGAAGTCATACTTTCCGCTCCAATTTCTAAACTGGTATTGGGACCTGCCCCTTATGATACATTCATCAGAGTGGTTAATACCGGTAAGGATATACATGCTGCAGGAAAGTATTTTGATGCTGAAGGTAAGGACATCTACAGAGATGCTACCGGTTTCCCTTGGGTGCTCCTTGTGCCTGGAAACTTCCAATGGCCATACGAAGCTACGGACATACGTAACTCTTATCCTACTTTCAAAACTTGGTATGAATCTCTCGGAACCACCGATACTGATTGGTTCCGAACTCCGAATACTTCGGAAGTGTTTCCGGCTACGCCCTAA
- a CDS encoding FecR family protein: protein MDWRIYKREWQVGIGCFIVLFLSLYLLYFESKSNGGVGKEIMGTVSFRYKTAQRKFPDRMLWEDLEQGMPVYDRDSIRTDEASEAVVFLKSGTRIELDPQSMVVLQLKENRENLDLNEGNILVESGKKVLSVIAGTVGLEAELGSKFQVTRNENGTRVDVERGQVEWSEDGTVKQTLGDKESSLNGNKLNQNWSLVSPEDSFRYFPAEMEQTVEFRWEGGEDGILEISHRRDFSVYISKRPSKEPYYKQKFPEGIYFWRINSKDGKKISEVRKFRVLPNFPVELHYPKKDISQEDRTVAFSWAKQKIASGYKLQISADPNFGALSETQVFRTNFSLTLDPGTYYWRIQSYTNLPGTETFSEVRKFSISLPTIQVAETKQEILATSETKDNADLSVDFPKNGAVVDMTGKESISFRWKFSTKQKQSEWKFRLFYKRGSGDELIYEKKTKGDRLVFKDLEKLDVGTFHWTIESDSDPNLRSEADFKILLREELEAPETKSSGARP from the coding sequence ATGGACTGGAGAATATACAAAAGAGAATGGCAGGTAGGGATAGGCTGCTTCATTGTACTTTTCTTATCTTTATACCTTCTGTATTTCGAATCCAAATCAAACGGAGGAGTCGGAAAGGAGATCATGGGAACTGTCTCCTTTCGTTACAAAACAGCCCAAAGAAAATTCCCGGATAGAATGTTATGGGAAGATCTGGAACAAGGAATGCCTGTATATGATAGGGACTCTATCCGAACAGACGAGGCTTCCGAAGCAGTGGTATTTTTAAAATCAGGAACTCGGATAGAATTAGATCCTCAGTCTATGGTCGTTCTCCAATTAAAGGAGAATCGAGAAAACCTGGATCTGAACGAAGGAAATATACTCGTAGAGAGTGGGAAAAAAGTTCTCTCTGTTATTGCCGGAACAGTAGGATTAGAAGCGGAACTAGGTTCCAAATTCCAAGTTACCAGAAATGAAAATGGTACTAGAGTTGATGTAGAGAGAGGACAGGTAGAATGGTCCGAAGATGGTACCGTTAAACAAACATTAGGTGATAAAGAAAGTTCCCTAAATGGAAATAAACTCAATCAAAATTGGAGCCTTGTTAGTCCGGAAGATTCTTTTCGATATTTCCCTGCAGAAATGGAACAGACAGTCGAATTCCGTTGGGAAGGCGGAGAAGATGGTATATTAGAAATTTCTCATAGACGGGACTTCTCCGTTTATATCTCCAAAAGGCCTTCTAAAGAACCTTATTATAAACAAAAATTTCCGGAAGGGATCTATTTTTGGAGGATCAACTCCAAGGATGGAAAAAAAATTTCCGAAGTCCGAAAATTCAGAGTTCTTCCGAACTTTCCTGTAGAATTACATTATCCTAAAAAAGATATTTCTCAAGAAGACAGGACCGTCGCATTCTCCTGGGCAAAACAGAAAATAGCAAGCGGTTATAAATTGCAGATTTCTGCAGATCCAAATTTCGGAGCACTTTCCGAGACCCAAGTATTCCGCACGAATTTTTCACTTACTTTGGATCCTGGGACTTATTACTGGAGAATACAGTCTTATACGAATCTTCCCGGAACGGAAACATTCTCGGAAGTACGTAAATTTTCTATTTCACTTCCTACTATCCAGGTTGCGGAAACAAAACAAGAGATTCTTGCGACTTCCGAAACAAAGGATAATGCGGATCTTTCCGTAGATTTCCCGAAAAACGGTGCCGTCGTGGATATGACCGGTAAAGAAAGTATCTCTTTTCGCTGGAAATTCTCCACCAAACAGAAGCAAAGCGAATGGAAATTTCGTCTTTTCTATAAGAGAGGTTCGGGTGACGAGCTAATCTACGAAAAAAAGACAAAAGGTGACAGGTTGGTATTCAAAGACTTGGAAAAATTGGATGTAGGAACATTCCATTGGACCATAGAATCTGATTCGGACCCGAACCTTAGATCAGAAGCGGATTTTAAAATATTACTTAGGGAAGAATTGGAAGCCCCGGAAACAAAATCCAGTGGCGCCCGCCCTTAA
- a CDS encoding HDOD domain-containing protein, translating to MSQGKTLELFHHKDQGIFSNLKDLNHPISENTPFHFKFFNLTESVDSILSKTLDRYLLHLDIIFVRDSVLAAMKETITNTIKANIKRIYFRELQADIQNPSVYRSKITGFKQTYLDNKEKYEDLLFKNNYVVLVSFIHNKDAIRIRVMNNVKLSPEEVDRINERIEKAKTYNDLAEAFLEKGDETEGAGLGLIMTLMMLKNDGLGASSYKVESQGNNTSVIIDIPIRIQKENVQIQKAEEIIKEVDQLPTFPKAIQDIQLAIDKPNSSIGQIAEMVKKDVALSANILKLSNSAAFRRGNKVESLDRAIQLIGLKELQVLLYSLGTKQILENKFPAFLTIWEKSNQCAYYCKLIAQRLNLPKDAMSNLMSAALLHDIGEIILLSLEQERMGKIQNYSASKEIASSLSMEEAAFGITHTKIGALIAEKWNFPELYSKTMEYHHRPQLAEEQYKEIIFPIYLGDMMIKINNEEAKFSEIPEEVLKHCKFFSSGDFHSFRTKALESFQATL from the coding sequence ATGAGCCAAGGGAAAACCCTAGAACTTTTCCACCACAAAGACCAAGGTATATTCAGCAATCTGAAGGACCTGAATCATCCTATTTCGGAGAATACGCCGTTTCATTTTAAATTTTTCAATCTTACTGAGAGCGTGGACAGCATTCTTTCCAAGACCTTGGATCGTTATCTTTTACATTTAGATATCATATTCGTAAGGGATTCCGTTCTCGCGGCGATGAAAGAAACCATCACTAACACAATCAAAGCAAATATCAAAAGGATCTATTTTAGAGAACTCCAAGCAGATATCCAAAATCCTAGTGTATATCGTAGCAAAATCACAGGTTTTAAACAAACTTATCTAGATAATAAGGAGAAGTATGAAGATCTTCTCTTTAAGAATAACTATGTTGTCCTTGTTTCATTCATTCACAATAAGGACGCGATCCGTATCCGTGTGATGAATAATGTAAAACTCAGCCCCGAAGAAGTAGATCGTATCAACGAAAGGATCGAAAAAGCAAAAACGTATAACGATCTTGCCGAAGCTTTTTTAGAAAAAGGAGACGAGACCGAAGGCGCCGGCCTTGGACTGATCATGACTCTCATGATGTTGAAAAACGACGGATTGGGTGCAAGTTCCTATAAAGTAGAAAGCCAAGGTAATAATACTTCTGTTATCATTGATATTCCTATTCGTATCCAAAAAGAGAATGTACAAATCCAAAAAGCGGAAGAAATTATCAAGGAAGTAGACCAACTTCCTACCTTCCCGAAAGCGATCCAAGATATCCAATTGGCGATCGATAAACCGAATTCGAGTATAGGTCAGATCGCTGAGATGGTGAAGAAGGACGTGGCTCTTTCTGCAAACATTCTAAAATTATCTAACTCGGCTGCTTTCCGCAGAGGAAACAAAGTAGAGTCCTTGGATAGAGCAATCCAACTCATCGGTTTGAAAGAATTGCAGGTTTTATTATACTCTCTCGGAACAAAACAGATCCTGGAGAACAAGTTCCCTGCATTCTTAACAATCTGGGAAAAATCCAACCAATGTGCGTATTACTGTAAATTGATCGCTCAAAGATTAAATCTTCCTAAGGATGCGATGAGCAATCTGATGTCCGCAGCACTTCTTCATGATATTGGAGAGATTATTCTTCTTTCTTTGGAACAAGAGCGTATGGGCAAGATCCAAAATTATTCCGCATCCAAGGAAATCGCTTCTTCTCTTTCTATGGAAGAAGCTGCATTCGGTATTACTCATACTAAGATCGGTGCATTGATCGCTGAAAAATGGAATTTCCCAGAGTTATATTCTAAAACAATGGAATACCACCATAGACCCCAATTGGCGGAAGAACAGTATAAAGAGATCATCTTCCCTATTTATCTGGGAGATATGATGATCAAGATCAATAACGAAGAAGCTAAGTTCTCCGAGATCCCCGAAGAAGTACTAAAACATTGTAAATTTTTCTCTTCCGGAGATTTCCATTCTTTCCGGACCAAAGCTTTAGAAAGTTTCCAAGCCACTCTATAA
- a CDS encoding SGNH/GDSL hydrolase family protein, with product MAGWATKNSLRTRKRIFRASLISLFLIFHISSCDKPPQTESDNLLSYLLKPSLAMYGDSVIAGWPIEKQLSEFNGIKFAFPVRNTHLILSSITSDHRRYDACLYEGGVNDFLNNYAPDPTEVDATIDRQIQGIQILQTRCTHVIALNIWNVKFPWPTLAAAMITAKMKERINFIPRIDTELLITDDMIPDGAHPNELGYEVLSKAVREQLKPFFPILYLNE from the coding sequence ATGGCCGGATGGGCAACAAAAAATTCTCTTAGAACAAGAAAGCGAATTTTTCGTGCTTCGTTAATTTCTTTATTCCTTATCTTCCATATATCAAGTTGCGATAAGCCTCCACAGACCGAATCAGACAACCTTCTCTCTTATTTACTAAAACCTTCTCTTGCAATGTATGGAGATAGCGTAATAGCCGGTTGGCCAATCGAAAAGCAGCTTTCCGAATTTAACGGAATTAAGTTCGCATTCCCGGTAAGAAATACCCACTTAATTCTAAGCTCAATTACAAGCGACCATCGAAGATATGATGCGTGTTTATATGAAGGAGGAGTAAATGACTTTCTAAATAACTACGCTCCGGACCCGACAGAAGTGGATGCTACGATCGACAGACAAATACAAGGTATTCAAATTTTACAAACAAGATGCACCCATGTCATTGCTTTAAACATTTGGAACGTTAAGTTCCCATGGCCGACTTTAGCTGCAGCAATGATAACGGCTAAAATGAAAGAACGAATTAACTTTATTCCAAGAATTGATACCGAATTACTCATCACGGACGATATGATTCCGGACGGAGCTCATCCGAATGAATTAGGATACGAGGTCCTCTCCAAAGCAGTTCGAGAACAATTAAAACCATTTTTTCCGATCTTGTATCTAAACGAATAA
- a CDS encoding DUF1554 domain-containing protein, protein MALRIYTLFILLSGLFSSACSKPFPGGDELILLGLIGKTHYLFVTTSTNTGDLGGVAGADLICQSAKTAEVPDLPGSPLEYVALIASSTRVPGGLGWPLLAGTKYYAMSPSETLIFHTDSSGLPVLPMNSATGIPGAGDYWTGISNSGSGYGTGTTCSNWMSANAAIDASYGSPGSQTETAFDSGFGNACDTPLSLLCVRN, encoded by the coding sequence ATGGCTCTTCGAATTTATACTTTGTTCATTCTACTTTCCGGGCTTTTTAGCTCCGCTTGCTCCAAACCGTTCCCTGGAGGAGATGAATTGATTCTCTTAGGACTTATAGGAAAAACACATTATTTGTTCGTTACTACTTCTACCAATACGGGAGATTTAGGCGGAGTTGCAGGAGCCGACCTGATCTGCCAAAGTGCGAAAACTGCAGAGGTTCCTGATCTACCCGGATCCCCTTTGGAATATGTAGCCTTGATTGCTTCTTCAACCAGGGTTCCCGGAGGCCTTGGCTGGCCCTTACTTGCAGGCACGAAATATTACGCAATGTCTCCAAGCGAAACTTTGATCTTTCATACGGACAGCTCCGGACTTCCTGTTCTGCCGATGAACAGCGCGACTGGAATTCCAGGAGCTGGGGATTATTGGACAGGAATTTCAAATTCTGGCTCTGGCTATGGTACTGGGACCACTTGTTCCAATTGGATGTCTGCAAACGCTGCGATCGATGCAAGTTACGGCAGCCCGGGAAGTCAGACCGAGACTGCATTTGATAGTGGATTCGGAAATGCTTGCGACACCCCTTTAAGTTTACTCTGCGTTAGAAATTAA
- a CDS encoding ATP-binding protein: MASGLLKRKDTKQSGSYSGKEQASNFLSLVEEISPIVALDENNIVRFANASFRKEFRLRLASPVGKNLFNLLRLDSKEEANLRENLHKALKTKLQNQEFKKGKKSYGYSIFKFKNSLGMILKDITENKKLEKKIATLHTQVLASQEEERSRLARELHDGVGQLILAAKLHFQAYQKSEKEHPESFGSGLGLIDKASQELREIYTNLQPSSLKELGLEAALKSLANQIFPIQKIKVKSEFKVPEKIPQEIQNQVFRILQEICANILKHSQANKVELKIFSEKDTLVVSAKDNGKGFKEKEARINSTGYGLENIRRRTEDLNGTLFLETEPNKGTQYVLRIPLKKRSKEKV, encoded by the coding sequence GTGGCTTCAGGACTCCTCAAACGAAAAGACACCAAACAATCGGGCTCGTATTCCGGTAAGGAGCAGGCCTCTAATTTTCTATCCTTGGTAGAAGAAATCTCTCCCATCGTAGCCTTGGACGAAAACAATATTGTCCGATTTGCAAACGCATCCTTTCGTAAAGAATTCAGGCTCAGACTTGCAAGCCCAGTGGGTAAAAACCTATTCAATCTATTAAGATTGGATTCAAAAGAAGAAGCGAACCTAAGAGAAAATCTCCACAAGGCTCTCAAAACAAAATTACAAAACCAGGAATTCAAAAAAGGAAAGAAGTCTTACGGATATTCTATCTTTAAATTCAAAAATAGCCTGGGTATGATCTTAAAAGATATCACTGAAAATAAGAAGTTAGAGAAGAAGATCGCAACTCTTCACACACAAGTACTCGCTTCCCAAGAAGAAGAAAGGTCCAGACTCGCAAGAGAACTTCATGATGGAGTTGGGCAACTTATTCTTGCCGCAAAATTACATTTCCAAGCTTATCAAAAATCGGAGAAGGAACATCCCGAATCTTTCGGCTCCGGTCTAGGACTCATTGATAAAGCAAGCCAAGAACTCCGCGAAATTTACACAAATTTGCAACCTTCTTCCTTAAAAGAACTAGGGCTGGAAGCAGCTTTAAAGTCTCTAGCGAACCAAATTTTTCCGATACAGAAAATTAAAGTAAAATCCGAGTTTAAGGTTCCCGAAAAAATTCCTCAGGAAATACAGAACCAAGTTTTCCGAATATTACAGGAAATTTGTGCAAATATTCTGAAACACTCCCAAGCAAATAAAGTGGAGTTGAAGATCTTTTCGGAAAAAGATACTTTGGTAGTTTCCGCAAAAGATAATGGAAAAGGATTTAAAGAAAAAGAAGCTAGAATAAACTCTACCGGATACGGATTGGAAAATATTCGGAGAAGAACCGAGGACCTGAACGGTACTCTTTTTTTAGAAACGGAACCTAATAAAGGCACTCAGTACGTGCTTAGGATCCCGTTAAAAAAACGTTCCAAGGAGAAAGTATGA